The DNA sequence CGCGGCGGTCACCGGGCCTCGTTCCCACGGCCCGGTGACCGTCCGTCGGCGCCCAGGACATCCCCACTACGACGACGATCCCCTGCGCTGACAGCCGAGTGGTTGTCCCTCACCGCAGCGCCGCGACCTGCTGGGCAGCCCTACGGCCGTCGTCCAGGCCGATCTGGGCGGCGCGGGGGCGCAGTCGTTGGTCGAGAAGTTCTCCGGCGACTTCGGTGAAGTCCGGGCCGTCGGTGATCCTCACGATGCGTAGTCCCTGTCGTTCGAGCTCGTCGAGTTCCGCGTCTTCGGCCATGTTGGCGAGTGCTCCCGCGCGAGGGCCGATGAAGATGAAGGCGTCGAGGTTCTTCTCCTTGGCCAGTGCGGCGGCGCTGGGGAGGCGGGGGGCGTCGCAGTAATGGGCGCCGTCGAATGGGACCGGTGGCAAGAAGCCGGGTACGGCGCAGGATGAAGCGACGGCTGCGGGCAGATCGATGCCGTCGCTTCGCGTCCACAACACGGTCTCGCCGGTTTCACAGCGCACGCTGGTGATGCGCAGGTCCCCCTCCGGCCAGACGGAAAGCGGCAGTACGGACCGCCACAGGTGCATGGCCGCGTCGTGGTCCAGGTCGCGTGCGGCGGTCATGGCGAGATGGCCGATGGCG is a window from the Streptomyces luomodiensis genome containing:
- a CDS encoding patatin-like phospholipase family protein; translation: MNTGLILGGGGWVGIAWETGVLAALRQHAGFTLSACSVAVGTSAGAYVAAMAMGGVDLVERARAEQSGALLTSLAPVPEPTSGTTTDTSGGTSAVPPDIMRLMLSPEGPSIERARAIGHLAMTAARDLDHDAAMHLWRSVLPLSVWPEGDLRITSVRCETGETVLWTRSDGIDLPAAVASSCAVPGFLPPVPFDGAHYCDAPRLPSAAALAKEKNLDAFIFIGPRAGALANMAEDAELDELERQGLRIVRITDGPDFTEVAGELLDQRLRPRAAQIGLDDGRRAAQQVAALR